Proteins encoded together in one uncultured Sphaerochaeta sp. window:
- the leuD gene encoding 3-isopropylmalate dehydratase small subunit, whose amino-acid sequence MQAKGTVFRYGDNVDTDVIIPARYLNTSNHKELASHCMEDIDQDFIKQVKEGDIMVADKNFGCGSSREHAPIAIKESGISCVIARTFARIFYRNAINIGLPILECPEACDGIKAGDVVSVDFNTGTITNESTGDVFHSEPFPPFMQDLIANGGLAGYIANGGGKA is encoded by the coding sequence ATGCAAGCCAAAGGAACGGTTTTTAGATATGGGGACAACGTCGATACCGATGTAATCATCCCAGCGAGGTATCTCAATACCTCCAATCACAAGGAGTTGGCCTCCCACTGCATGGAGGATATCGACCAGGATTTCATCAAACAGGTGAAAGAGGGAGATATCATGGTAGCTGACAAGAATTTTGGTTGCGGTTCAAGCCGTGAGCATGCTCCCATCGCCATCAAGGAAAGTGGGATCAGCTGCGTAATCGCAAGAACATTCGCAAGAATCTTCTACCGCAACGCAATCAATATCGGGCTCCCCATCCTCGAATGCCCTGAGGCCTGTGACGGGATCAAGGCCGGTGATGTGGTCAGTGTCGATTTCAACACTGGTACCATCACCAATGAGAGCACAGGAGATGTGTTCCATAGTGAGCCATTTCCTCCCTTTATGCAGGACCTGATCGCAAACGGTGGGCTTGCCGGTTACATCGCAAACGGGGGAGGCAAGGCATGA